A genome region from Panicum virgatum strain AP13 chromosome 4K, P.virgatum_v5, whole genome shotgun sequence includes the following:
- the LOC120704539 gene encoding uncharacterized protein LOC120704539 isoform X3 yields METMGGLWSYRDQMASSSSYSSPGTVSSAYTSTTGSHLSSIPTEAAINLELEDSIDLQEERERRTKQIKSTVQEFFRSPSANRSVVKGGDMRVLGRWFTELGVGWVLHLPVADGTTSSSAPWAWTPRRLRKRLPSGISTGLQGLSRKPC; encoded by the exons ATGGAGACCATGGGCGGGCTTTGGAGCTACCGCGACCAGATGGCATCCAGCAGTTCCTACAGCTCCCCAGGTACCGTCTCGTCTGCCTACACATCTACTACCGGCTCGCACCTCTCCTCCATCCCTACGGAGGCGGCCATAAACCTGGAACTGGAAGACAGCATCGACCTGcaggaagagagggagaggaggacgaAGCAGATTAAGAGCACTGTCCAGGAATTCTTCCGTTCCCCGTCCGCGAATCGCAGCGTCGTCAAAGGCGGGGACATGAGGGTCCTGGGGAGGTGGTTCACGGAGCTGGGCGTGGGGTGGGTTCTACACCTCCCCGTCGCTGATGGCACAACATCATCTTCAG CTCCCTGGGCCTGGACACCAAGGAGGCTGAGGAAGAGGCTACCATCCGGGATCAGTACCGGCTTGCAAGGTTTATCCAGGAAGCCATGCTAA
- the LOC120704539 gene encoding uncharacterized protein LOC120704539 isoform X2 gives MRVLGRWFTELGVGWVLHLPVADGTTSSSGAGKTYDARTWIWALAEIMETIHFTTSLFPDRSSLGLDTKEAEEEATIRDQYRLARFIQEAMLTMLAFVDVIAAAPPVDDARTTAGEEVVVSNGVPLLPYAKLRALLGVRGALSRALTEIRLSFHSPLSAQVESIVDAIISLLSAKESKAGEAIWSTMVQHTRSRTHTLEMGTHQGSSDIHKGTRSVITNIKFLLFNYSSVAAVVSEAANLGKYVPQIGSVRPLDSMIIEMASCLEENLASRSQSFADQGLRFLFLLNNSYFIRQQNLLIDLDIFDMAQLTRKVEDYMETYLQVSWSPVLSCLLTPTPSCFGKNCSPLPKFEFEFQKTYSTQKLWKVPDPELRKNLRRAITEKINSGYTKYIEDNNVTTLKFTPQNLQEMLQELFEG, from the exons ATGAGGGTCCTGGGGAGGTGGTTCACGGAGCTGGGCGTGGGGTGGGTTCTACACCTCCCCGTCGCTGATGGCACAACATCATCTTCAGGTGCTGGGAAAACTTATGATGCAAGGACCTGGATCTGGGCTCTCGCCGAAATCATGGAAACAATCCATTTCACGACATCGCTATTCCCCGATCGCAGCTCCCTGGGCCTGGACACCAAGGAGGCTGAGGAAGAGGCTACCATCCGGGATCAGTACCGGCTTGCAAGGTTTATCCAGGAAGCCATGCTAACAATGCTGGCTTTTGTTGACGTCATAGCCGCTGCTCCTCCGGTTGATGATGCCAGGACGACCGCTGGAGAAGAAGTTGTTGTCAGCAATGGGGTGCCGCTGCTGCCGTACGCGAAGCTCCGTGCCCTGTTGGGCGTGCGCGGTGCTCTGTCCAGGGCCTTAACAGAGATCAGGCTGTCATTCCACTCGCCTCTCTCTGCACAAGTCGAAAGCATAGTTGACGCCATCATCAGCCTCTTGTCAGCCAAGGAGAGCAAGGCAGGTGAGGCCATATGGAGCACAATGGTACAGCACACTAGGTCTAGGACACATACCCTGGAGATGGGTACTCATCAAGGATCATCGGACATTCACAAGGGCACTCGGTCCGTGATAACCAACATCAAGTTCCTGCTGTTCAATTACTCATCGGTGGCCGCAGTTGTCTCTGAAGCAGCTAACCTTGGTAAGTATGTGCCTCAGATTGGAAGCGTTCGGCCTTTGGACAGCATGATCATAGAGATGGCGTCTTGTCTAGAAGAAAATCTTGCCAGCAGATCGCAGTCATTTGCAGATCAAGGCCTCAGGTTCTTATTCTTGCTCAACAACTCATACTTCATACGGCAGCAGAACCTCCTGATTGATCTCGACATATTCGACATGGCACAACTCACTCGTAAAGTTGAAGACTATATGGAGACCTATCTGCAAGTGTCTTGGTCACCGGTGTTGTCGTGCTTGCTCACTCCTACGCCTAGTTGCTTCGGAAAAAACTGCTCCCCACTGCCTAAGTTCGAGTTTGAATTTCAGAAAACCTACTCAACCCAAAAGCTGTGGAAGGTCCCAGATCCTGAGCTGAGAAAAAACTTGCGCAGAGCTATCACCGAGAAAATCAATTCAGGCTATACAAAATACATAGAGGATAACAATGTTACTACCCTAAAATTCACTCCCCAGAACCTGCaagag ATGTTGCAAGAGCTGTTCGAAGGATGA
- the LOC120704538 gene encoding ATP-dependent zinc metalloprotease FTSH 1, chloroplastic produces MAPPSVSTSHLLITASLPKPKPSSLRPPRLPLAKPLPAALLALAAAPALAADAPAPPPAPSPAPAPELQAEAPTPTANPFANSLLTAPKPSAAADLPEGAQWRYSEFLSAVKRGKVERVRFSKDGGLLQLTAVDGRRATVVVPNDPDLIDILATNGVDISVSEGEAAGPGGFLAFVGNLLFPFIAFAGLFFLFRRAQGGPGAGPGGLGGPMDFGRSKSKFQEVPETGVTFLDVAGADQAKLELQEVVDFLKNPDKYTALGAKIPKGCLLVGPPGTGKTLLARAVAGEAGVPFFSCAASEFVELFVGVGASRVRDLFEKAKAKAPCIVFIDEIDAVGRQRGAGLGGGNDEREQTINQLLTEMDGFAGNSGVIVLAATNRPDVLDSALLRPGRFDRQVTVDRPDVAGRVKILEVHSRGKALAKDVDFEKIARRTPGFTGADLQNLMNEAAILAARRDLKEISKDEISDALERIIAGPEKKNAVVSEEKKRLVAYHEAGHALVGALMPEYDPVAKISIIPRGQAGGLTFFAPSEERLESGLYSRSYLENQMAVALGGRVAEEVIFGQENVTTGASNDFMQVSRVARQMVERFGFSKKIGQVAIGGPGGNPFLGQQMSSQKDYSMATADVVDDEVRELVERAYSRATQIITTHIDILHKLAQLLIEKETVDGEEFMSLFIDGQAELFVA; encoded by the exons ATGGCGCCGCCCTCGGTGTCCACCTCCCACCTCCTCATCACCGCCTCCCTCCCAAAGCCCAAGCCTTCCTccctccgcccgccgcgcctccctctcGCCAAGCCCCTCCCCGCGGCGCTcctcgctctcgccgcggcgcccgcTCTTGCCGCTGACGCGCCGGCGCCTCCCCCGGCCCCGTCCCCCGCGCCCGCCCCCGAGCTCCAGGCCGAGGCCCCCACCCCGACCGCCAACCCCTTCGCCAACTCCCTCCTCACGGCCCccaagccctccgccgccgcggacctccCCGAGGGCGCGCAGTGGCGCTACAGCGAGTTCCTCTCCGCCGTCAAGCGCGGCAAGGTCGAGCGCGTCCGCTTCTCCAAGGACGGCGGCCTGCTCCAGCTCACCGCCGTCgacggccgccgcgccaccgtcgTCGTCCCCAACGACCCCGACCTCATCGACATCCTCGCCACCAACGGCGTCGACATCTCCGTCTCCGAGGGCGAAGCCGCCGGGCCCGGGGGCTTCCTCGCCTTCGTCGGCAACCTCCTCTTCCCCTTCATCGCCTTCGCgggcctcttcttcctcttccgccGCGCGCAGGGCGGCCCGGGCGCGGGtcccggcggcctcggcgggccCATGGACTTTGGACGATCCAAGAGCAAGTTCCAGGAGGTCCCTGAGACCGGCGTCACCTTCCtcgacgtcgccggcgccgaTCAGGCCAAGCTCGAGCTGCAGGAGGTCGTCGATTTCCTCAAGAACCCCGACAAGTACACCGCTCTGGGTGCCAAGATCCCCAAGGGATGTCTCCTGGTCGGCCCGCCCGGGACAGGTAAAACCCTGCTCGCGCGTGCCGTCGCTGGTGAGGCCGGGGTACCCTTCTTCTCCTGCGCGGCGTCAGAGTTCGTCGAGCTCTTCGTCGGTGTCGGTGCCTCCAGGGTGCGCGACCTCTTCGAGAAGGCCAAGGCCAAGGCGCCCTGCATTGTCTTCATCGATGAGATTGATGCCGTTGGCAGGCAGCGTGGTGCTGGGCTTGGTGGTGGTAACGACGAAAGGGAGCAGACTATTAACCAGCTTTTGACGGAGATGGATGGTTTCGCCGGCAACAGCGGCGTCATTGTGCTCGCTGCGACCAACAGGCCTGATGTGCTGGACTCTGCTCTTCTGCGCCCAGGAAGATTTGATCGTCAGGTCACCGTTGACAGGCCAGATGTCGCCGGTCGCGTCAAAATTCTTGAG GTCCACTCCAGAGGAAAAGCTTTGGCGAAAGATGTAGACTTTGAGAAGATTGCTAGAAGAACCCCTGGTTTCACTGGAGCTGATCTTCAAAACTTGATGAATGAGGCTGCCATTCTTGCTGCCCGCCGTGATCTTAAAGAAATCAGCAAGGATGAGATATCTGATGCTCTTGAGAGGATCATTGCTGGGCCTGAGAAGAAAAATGCAGTTGTTTCTGAAGAGAAAAAGAGACTTGTGGCTTACCATG AGGCTGGTCATGCCCTTGTTGGTGCCCTTATGCCGGAGTATGATCCTGTTGCTAAGATTTCCATCATTCCTCGTGGTCAAGCTGGTGGACTCACATTCTTTGCTCCAAGTGAAGAGAGGCTAGAGTCGGGATTGTACAGCAGGAGCTATCTTGAGAACCAAATGGCTGTAGCCCTTGGTGGCAG GGTTGCTGAAGAGGTGATCTTTGGCCAAGAAAACGTGACAACAGGGGCTTCCAACGACTTCATGCAGGTGTCACGTGTCGCAAGGCAAATGGTTGAAAGATTTGGATTCAGTAAGAAGATTGGACAAGTTGCGATAGGGGGACCTGGTGGAAACCCTTTCTTGGGACAGCAG ATGTCCAGCCAGAAGGACTATTCCATGGCTACAGCGGATGTTGTGGATGATGAGGTGAGGGAACTCGTGGAGAGGGCCTACTCGAGAGCAACACAGATCATCACGACGCACATCGACATCCTCCACAAGCTTGCGCAGCTTCTGATTGAGAAGGAGACTGTGGATGGGGAGGAGTTCATGAGCCTGTTCATCGATGGCCAAGCCGAGCTGTTTGTCGCTTGA
- the LOC120704539 gene encoding uncharacterized protein LOC120704539 isoform X1 translates to METMGGLWSYRDQMASSSSYSSPGTVSSAYTSTTGSHLSSIPTEAAINLELEDSIDLQEERERRTKQIKSTVQEFFRSPSANRSVVKGGDMRVLGRWFTELGVGWVLHLPVADGTTSSSGAGKTYDARTWIWALAEIMETIHFTTSLFPDRSSLGLDTKEAEEEATIRDQYRLARFIQEAMLTMLAFVDVIAAAPPVDDARTTAGEEVVVSNGVPLLPYAKLRALLGVRGALSRALTEIRLSFHSPLSAQVESIVDAIISLLSAKESKAGEAIWSTMVQHTRSRTHTLEMGTHQGSSDIHKGTRSVITNIKFLLFNYSSVAAVVSEAANLGKYVPQIGSVRPLDSMIIEMASCLEENLASRSQSFADQGLRFLFLLNNSYFIRQQNLLIDLDIFDMAQLTRKVEDYMETYLQVSWSPVLSCLLTPTPSCFGKNCSPLPKFEFEFQKTYSTQKLWKVPDPELRKNLRRAITEKINSGYTKYIEDNNVTTLKFTPQNLQEMLQELFEG, encoded by the exons ATGGAGACCATGGGCGGGCTTTGGAGCTACCGCGACCAGATGGCATCCAGCAGTTCCTACAGCTCCCCAGGTACCGTCTCGTCTGCCTACACATCTACTACCGGCTCGCACCTCTCCTCCATCCCTACGGAGGCGGCCATAAACCTGGAACTGGAAGACAGCATCGACCTGcaggaagagagggagaggaggacgaAGCAGATTAAGAGCACTGTCCAGGAATTCTTCCGTTCCCCGTCCGCGAATCGCAGCGTCGTCAAAGGCGGGGACATGAGGGTCCTGGGGAGGTGGTTCACGGAGCTGGGCGTGGGGTGGGTTCTACACCTCCCCGTCGCTGATGGCACAACATCATCTTCAGGTGCTGGGAAAACTTATGATGCAAGGACCTGGATCTGGGCTCTCGCCGAAATCATGGAAACAATCCATTTCACGACATCGCTATTCCCCGATCGCAGCTCCCTGGGCCTGGACACCAAGGAGGCTGAGGAAGAGGCTACCATCCGGGATCAGTACCGGCTTGCAAGGTTTATCCAGGAAGCCATGCTAACAATGCTGGCTTTTGTTGACGTCATAGCCGCTGCTCCTCCGGTTGATGATGCCAGGACGACCGCTGGAGAAGAAGTTGTTGTCAGCAATGGGGTGCCGCTGCTGCCGTACGCGAAGCTCCGTGCCCTGTTGGGCGTGCGCGGTGCTCTGTCCAGGGCCTTAACAGAGATCAGGCTGTCATTCCACTCGCCTCTCTCTGCACAAGTCGAAAGCATAGTTGACGCCATCATCAGCCTCTTGTCAGCCAAGGAGAGCAAGGCAGGTGAGGCCATATGGAGCACAATGGTACAGCACACTAGGTCTAGGACACATACCCTGGAGATGGGTACTCATCAAGGATCATCGGACATTCACAAGGGCACTCGGTCCGTGATAACCAACATCAAGTTCCTGCTGTTCAATTACTCATCGGTGGCCGCAGTTGTCTCTGAAGCAGCTAACCTTGGTAAGTATGTGCCTCAGATTGGAAGCGTTCGGCCTTTGGACAGCATGATCATAGAGATGGCGTCTTGTCTAGAAGAAAATCTTGCCAGCAGATCGCAGTCATTTGCAGATCAAGGCCTCAGGTTCTTATTCTTGCTCAACAACTCATACTTCATACGGCAGCAGAACCTCCTGATTGATCTCGACATATTCGACATGGCACAACTCACTCGTAAAGTTGAAGACTATATGGAGACCTATCTGCAAGTGTCTTGGTCACCGGTGTTGTCGTGCTTGCTCACTCCTACGCCTAGTTGCTTCGGAAAAAACTGCTCCCCACTGCCTAAGTTCGAGTTTGAATTTCAGAAAACCTACTCAACCCAAAAGCTGTGGAAGGTCCCAGATCCTGAGCTGAGAAAAAACTTGCGCAGAGCTATCACCGAGAAAATCAATTCAGGCTATACAAAATACATAGAGGATAACAATGTTACTACCCTAAAATTCACTCCCCAGAACCTGCaagag ATGTTGCAAGAGCTGTTCGAAGGATGA